The following are from one region of the Lytechinus pictus isolate F3 Inbred chromosome 4, Lp3.0, whole genome shotgun sequence genome:
- the LOC129258948 gene encoding U7 snRNA-associated Sm-like protein LSm10 yields MANTLSIREKYKARHTLVCLLRAVVGRITTVELRNECSATGYVDDVDGFMNVTMSKVLFVNMDGEKTHMDSFFVQASLVRYVQIPDDINMVKAMKRQLMSMNPQKPAPGSMSGGRKKPPLKLCD; encoded by the coding sequence ATGGCAAATACACTATCCATAAGAGAGAAATACAAAGCCAGACATACGCTGGTTTGTCTTCTTCGTGCAGTAGTTGGCCGTATCACAACTGTGGAACTCAGAAATGAATGTTCAGCGACTGGCTATGTGGATGACGTCGATGGTTTTATGAATGTGACAATGTCCAAGGTTCTGTTCGTGAACATGGATGGAGAGAAAACGCACATGGACTCGTTCTTCGTCCAGGCAAGCCTTGTTCGCTATGTGCAAATTCCAGATGACATCAACATGGTGAAGGCTATGAAGCGGCAGTTGATGTCGATGAATCCCCAAAAACCAGCACCAGGGAGTATGTCAGGAGGCCGCAAGAAACCACCATTAAAGCTTTGTGACTGA
- the LOC129259478 gene encoding uncharacterized protein LOC129259478: MIDLNGVGNKVVLLGLMWISCCLLQRWSVELQLGYIEQMLQTNDESQRHSRVQAQDSTHHQQQTATENLGFRMQLRGIISYLRVCSLVQAEEWIKCVEIINKELHSIPDQLQDQVQYIRAFCLYHHGNFTEALDACQRLTEIISKDGVSVQVYNLMGCCLRQMGKPHMAQQQFRKALASCSVIPPLSLFNLSVTYRDLGDEDAEMKSLHLLVKALALDQTADENGDDTFISPSPAWPAVLLLPVSWTKRKSNFPIQSFDYWTGVYILAKRSHDLNQTDIAVDMFMALLSDVGLLENGSLAFDRGSRGNSLLPPLKTIYLDAATALLKAGKTQEALAVCDKLLSKSSLLQHDNIPDSSSEMDDDETKRSSRRFPFLVPCATPSSEERSKAERSSHPVNQGGGDGRDGSIPGCSSGSGGHHTLGHGINVGHHGTGMQGQSGSGDTVGRRKRQREQNETLAVTGTSSSTLENQVHIDSSNSDSGRQEKEEDEIYTAHALILQAHCLFKEHKAELAMTEVECALGILQTSIAERVEDGQRIEENEGTDDISKAKRRRIDSVSDGLKIPDNIGSSLFDSQSTQSSILKSIAYQLKASILMSQNQPHDAMKVVLQSLHCFPSNTDSLRTHAVILEKLNRKGEAVKAWSRLKEAKAASGKVHSLSSLYNETCLQRPCSNPGEA; the protein is encoded by the exons atgatagaTTTGAATGGTGTTGGAAATAAAGTAGTTCTCTTGGGTTTGATGTGGATATCATGCTGTTTACTACAAAGATGGTCCGTGGAACTTCAGCTTGGCTATATAGAACAGATGTTACAGACAAATGATGAG AGTCAGAGACATAGCCGAGTACAAGCACAAGATTCAACTCATCACCAACAACAGACTGCAACAGAGAATTTGG gTTTCAGAATGCAGTTGAGAGGTATCATAAGCTACCTGAGAGTATGTTCTTTGGTTCAAGCTGAAGAATGGATCAAATGTGTTGAGATTATCAATAAAGAGCTGCATTCTATACCGGATCAACTACAGGATCAAGTCCAGTATATAAGAG CCTTCTGTCTATATCACCATGGCAACTTCACTGAAGCGCTAGATGCCTGTCAGCGACTGACTGAGATTATCTCCAAAGATGGTGTCTCTGTCCAAGTATACAACCTTATGGGATGCTGTCTTAGGCAAATG GGAAAACCTCATATGGCACAGCAGCAGTTCAGGAAAGCTCTTGCAAGCTGTTCAGTCATTCCACCACTGTCCCTCTTCAACCTGTCTGTTACCTATAGAGATCTGGGGGATGAAGACGCAGAAATGAAATCTCTCCATCTCTTAGTAAAG GCCCTTGCGTTAGACCAGACTGCAGATGAGAATGGAGACGATACCTTTATCAGTCCTAGTCCTGCATGGCCAGCAGTGCTGCTACTTCCAGTTTCTTGGACAAAGAGGAAGTCTAATTTTCCCATACAATCCTTTGATTATTGGACAGGGGTCTACATCCTGGCAAAGCGTAGCCATGATCTCAACCA GACTGACATTGCTGTTGATATGTTTATGGCCTTACTCTCTGACGTTGGACTACTTGAAAACGGCTCTCTGGCCTTT GATAGAGGCAGCCGAGGTAATTCACTCCTGCCTCCTCTGAAAACCATTTATTTGGATGCTGCCACTGCCCTCCTGAAGGCAGGCAAAACCCAGGAAGCACTGGCGGTGTGTGATAAACTCCTGTCCAAATCGTCTCTTCTCCAACATGACAACATACCAGATTCATCCTCTgagatggatgatgatgaaacCAAGAGGTCATCCCGCAGGTTCCCTTTCTTGGTGCCATGTGCAACACCGTCTTCCGAGGAGCGTTCCAAGGCGGAGAGGAGCTCACACCCAGTCAACCAAGGAGGCGGGGATGGTAGGGATGGGAGTATACCTGGATGCAGCAGTGGTTCCGGTGGACATCACACCCTTGGACATGGTATTAATGTTGGCCATCATGGTACTGGCATGCAAGGTCAAAGCGGTTCTGGGGACACTGTAGGCAGAAGGAAGAGGCAGCGGGAGCAGAATGAGACCTTGGCAGTCACAGGAACATCCTCATCAACACTTGAAAACCAAGTCCACATTGACAGTAGCAATTCTGATAGTGGAAGACAAGAGAAGGAAGAGGATGAAATCTACACCGCACATGCCCTGATACTGCAAGCACATTGCCTCTTCAAGGAACATAAAGCCGAGCTGGCCATGACAGAAGTTGAGTGTGCTTTGGGAATCTTGCAGACCAGTATAGCGGAAAGAGTCGAGGATGGCCAAAGGATAGAGGAGAATGAGGGCACAGATGATATCAGCAAGGCTAAAAGGAGAAGAATCGATTCAG TATCAGATGGCCTGAAAATACCAGACAATATAGGAAGCTCCCTATTCGACAGTCAGTCAACGCAGTCATCAATCCTGAAATCTATTGCATATCAGCTCAAAGCATCAATTTTAATGAGTCAGAATCAGCCACACGATGCAATGAAAGTCGTCTTGCAAAGCCTCCACTGCTTTCCCA GTAATACAGATTCCTTGAGGACCCATGCAGTAATCCTGGAGAAGCTAAATAGAAAGGGTGAAGCTGTCAAAGCTTGGTCCAGACTAAAAGAAGCCAAAGCAGCGTCTGGGAAGGTCCACTCCCTCTCATCATTGTACAATGAAACCTGCCTACAAAGACCATGCAGTAATCCTGGAGAAGCTTGA
- the LOC129259479 gene encoding 5-methylcytosine rRNA methyltransferase NSUN4-like has product MMSQVPRRISRFLQVRRFKELEITYRGKKTKAKLSYGKHKNDPTEVALKHFDQNYRPLFGDEWPSIRLALLSMPNSGALLNNYSDVQETLDRLHSIGVEDFVQPHAGHLRIESETRSHSQRLKGGVNESNQSTSGNGTRVDEESQSASGSTRLDSVAVAQKLQEREMIIRAREEDGSEEGVFEHDELENKKAGHLTKPWWDGQYIVAPGYEHRMDLLQQMELEGSGDSELMSEHSGANYVKVVEAELEVSPHLRCFLHKSSPKRLPQAKRGRELPYLQYYIMDPASVLPVLAMDLRRDDVVLDLCAGPGGKTLAILQSMLISTLTTNEKVLSRRRRLHEVLGLCLPRSIRSSGAIRVSGLDGCEWGQIEPNAYDKVLVDVPCSTDRVSATQPDNNIFKVSRSRERWDLPQLQTDLLCAGLQAVKPGGTVVYSTCTMSPLQNDGVIQSTLTRCREEFNIEATVADLSPLARAYNGVFSFFSNCRYGQLVVPRITANYGPMYFSRLIRTR; this is encoded by the exons ATGATGTCACAAGTGCCCAGGCGAATTTCCAGATTCCTGCAAGTGCGACGGTTCAAAGAATTAGAAATAACCTACAGAGGGAAAAAGACAAAAGCCAAACTG TCATAtggaaaacataaaaatgatccAACAGAAGTTGCCCTTAAGCATTTCGACCAAAACTACCGGCCGCTGTTTGGAGACGAATGGCCATCTATTCGCCTAGCCTTGCTGTCCATGCCCAATTCAGGGGCTCTCCTCAACAATTACAGTGATGTGCAAGAGACATTGGATAGACTTCATTCGATAGGTGTAGAAGACTTTGTACAACCTCATGCAGGACACCTCAGGATAGAAAGTGAAACTCGGTCTCACTCTCAGAGATTAAAAGGAGGGGTCAATGAGAGTAATCAGAGTACCTCAGGAAATGGAACCAGAGTTGATGAAGAATCCCAAAGTGCTTCAGGAAGTACAAGATTAGATAGTGTCGCAGTAGCACAGAAGCTTCAGGAAAGAGAGATGATCATCAGGGCGAGAGAAGAAGATGGTTCAGAGGAGGGAGTGTTTGAACATGATGAACTTGAGAACAAAAAAGCAGGGCATCTGACAAAACCTTGGTGGGATGGACAATATATTGTTGCTCCTGGTTACGAGCACAGGATGGACCTCCTGCAGCAGATGGAGTTGGAAGGGAGCGGGGACAGCGAGTTGATGTCGGAGCATTCCGGTGCTAACTACGTCAAAGTTGTGGAAGCTGAGCTCGAGGTAAGTCCCCACTTGAGATGTTTCTTACACAAGTCATCTCCGAAGAGGTTGCCACAGGCGAAGAGGGGCAGGGAGTTACCATATCTTCAGTATTACATCATGGATCCCGCTTCGGTTCTTCCTGTCTTGGCGATGGATCTTAGAAGAGATGATGTGGTCCTGGATCTTTGTGCTGGACCAGGAGGGAAAACTCTGGCTATTTTACAGTCAATGCTGATCA GTACCCTGACTACCAATGAAAAGGTATTATCTCGGAGGCGGCGTCTGCATGAAGTACTTGGACTTTGCTTACCCAGGAGCATAAGAAGCAGTGGAGCCATCCGCGTGTCTGGATTAGATGGATGTGAATGGGGCCAGATAGAACCGAATGCATATGACAAG GTGTTAGTAGATGTGCCTTGCTCCACAGACAGAGTGTCTGCAACCCAACCAGACAATAACATTTTCAAAGTGAGTCGATCAAGAGAAAGATGGGACCTACCACAACTACAAACAGATCTACTCTG TGCCGGGCTTCAGGCAGTCAAACCCGGAGGAACGGTGGTGTATTCCACCTGTACCATGTCACCCCTCCAAAACGATGGAGTCATCCAGAGCACCCTCACAAGATGTCGGGAGGAATTCAACATCGAAGCAACCGTGGCTGACCTTTCACCTCTAGCGAGAGCATACAATGGTGTCTTCAGCTTCTTCTCGAACTGTCGCTATGGCCAGCTTGTCGTGCCCAGAATAACTGCCAATTATGGACCCATGTATTTCAGTCGACTGATCAGGACTCGATAG
- the LOC135153989 gene encoding uncharacterized protein LOC135153989, producing MKMNQIPAHDFPLNSGGRNTSEDPLHSGLLNWLCDATLIGGGGGFASSRISGKMIEKGEEESLSKLLGLPLTETHLQTVLSATCKHAINNLRRSGEHGPDGLVGLSRPMINQAFRRVYRFLYGEEAPQEDDITIMIQKISIKSSGYELLSM from the exons ATGAAAATGAACCAGATTCCAGCACACGACTTCCCCTTGAACTCTGGCGGACGAAACACAAGCGAAGACCCCTTACATTCTGGCCTTTTGAACTGGCTCTGCGATGCTACTCTgattggtggtggtggcggtttTGCATCTAGTAGGATTTCTGGAAAGATG ATTGAGAAAGGAGAAGAGGAATCACTGAGTAAACTATTGG GCCTTCCACTCACAGAGACTCACCTCCAGACTGTTCTCAGTGCAACATGCAAACATGCGATTAACAATCTAAGAAGATCAGGCGAGCATGGACCGGATGGTCTGGTAGGGTTAAGTCGCCCGATGATCAACCAAGCCTTCAGAAGAG tCTACAGGTTTTTGTATGGTGAGGAGGCTCCACAAGAAGATGACATCACCATCATGATTCAGAAGATTTCAATTAAATCGTCAG GTTACGAGCTACTAAGCATGTAG